Proteins from a genomic interval of Granulicella sp. L56:
- a CDS encoding MBL fold metallo-hydrolase, whose amino-acid sequence MIHEILIVGPLQCNCSILGDEASREAIVVDPGDNISCILSTLEKHQLTVKQIIVTHAHIDHIAGAQRLKQLTGAPILYNQNDLPLVKMMDVQAGWLGIATPEVAPPDASLEDGQIISIEGLTGSILHTPGHTEGSVCLYLPQQALLLAGDTLFAGSVGRTDLPGGNTQKLIQSIHDSLLTLPDEVTVIPGHGAKTSIGIERESNPFLQ is encoded by the coding sequence ATGATCCACGAAATTCTCATCGTAGGCCCGCTCCAGTGCAACTGCTCCATCCTTGGCGACGAAGCTTCCCGCGAGGCCATCGTGGTCGATCCAGGCGACAACATCTCCTGCATCCTCAGCACGCTTGAAAAGCATCAGCTTACCGTCAAGCAGATCATCGTCACCCACGCTCACATCGACCATATCGCTGGGGCGCAGCGCCTCAAGCAACTCACCGGAGCACCCATCCTCTACAACCAGAACGACCTGCCGCTGGTCAAAATGATGGACGTCCAGGCCGGATGGCTCGGCATCGCCACCCCCGAAGTAGCTCCACCCGACGCCAGCCTCGAAGACGGCCAGATCATTTCCATCGAGGGCCTGACCGGCTCCATTCTCCACACCCCCGGCCACACCGAAGGCAGCGTCTGCCTCTATCTCCCCCAGCAAGCTCTACTCCTCGCCGGGGACACCCTCTTCGCAGGCTCGGTAGGCCGCACCGATCTCCCTGGCGGCAACACTCAAAAACTCATCCAATCGATCCACGATTCCCTCCTCACTCTCCCCGACGAGGTAACCGTTATCCCGGGTCATGGCGCCAAGACCTCTATCGGAATCGAACGAGAATCAAATCCATTTCTTCAATAA
- a CDS encoding pyridoxal phosphate-dependent aminotransferase — protein sequence MSFRFSARTGWDVGESSFAAAIREARLSGRRLYDLTISNPTVCGFSYDAAAILAPLGDSSSLIYDPDARGMRSAREAVAGYYREHGAVVDPDALVLTTSTSEGYGYLFRLLCDAGDEVLVAQPSYPLFDFLADLEDVKLRPYPLFYDYGWWIDFAELELKIGPRTRAIVVVHPNNPTGHGTKGVERRRLEEICARHGLALIVDEVFLDYSLRRSDTEELVSFAGGAHPGLTFVLSGMSKIGGLPQMKAAWIAGFGPEAVRQEAMGRLEVIADTFLSMNAPVQGALPSWLEGRQGIQQQILERVRTNLACAEEAGLEVLRLEAGWCAILRLPRSVDVAGELFEECGVIVHPGSFYGIAEAGRVVISLIGPVEDFADGIEQIADAMGGTK from the coding sequence GTGAGCTTTCGATTTTCTGCGCGGACGGGTTGGGATGTTGGGGAGAGTAGCTTTGCCGCTGCGATCCGCGAGGCGCGGCTGTCTGGGCGGCGACTCTATGATCTGACGATCTCGAACCCTACGGTCTGCGGATTCAGCTATGACGCGGCGGCGATCCTGGCTCCGCTGGGGGACAGTAGCTCGCTGATCTATGATCCCGATGCTCGGGGGATGAGGTCAGCGCGGGAGGCTGTTGCCGGATATTACCGTGAGCATGGTGCCGTGGTCGATCCGGATGCGCTGGTGCTGACCACGAGCACAAGCGAGGGATACGGCTATCTGTTTCGGCTGCTCTGCGATGCGGGTGATGAGGTGCTGGTGGCGCAGCCCAGCTACCCGCTGTTCGATTTTCTGGCTGATCTTGAGGACGTGAAGTTACGGCCCTATCCACTTTTCTACGACTATGGGTGGTGGATCGACTTTGCCGAACTGGAGCTGAAGATTGGGCCGCGGACTCGGGCTATTGTGGTGGTGCATCCGAATAACCCGACCGGGCATGGGACGAAGGGTGTGGAGCGGCGGAGGCTTGAAGAGATCTGTGCGCGGCATGGGCTTGCCTTGATTGTGGATGAGGTCTTTCTGGACTACTCGCTGCGTCGGTCGGATACGGAGGAGCTGGTCAGCTTTGCGGGGGGGGCGCATCCGGGTTTGACGTTCGTCTTGAGCGGGATGAGCAAGATTGGCGGGCTTCCGCAGATGAAGGCAGCATGGATCGCAGGGTTCGGGCCGGAGGCGGTTCGGCAGGAGGCAATGGGACGGCTGGAGGTCATTGCGGATACGTTTCTGTCGATGAACGCTCCGGTGCAAGGCGCGCTTCCCTCATGGCTGGAGGGGCGACAGGGAATTCAGCAACAGATACTGGAACGGGTTCGGACGAATCTGGCTTGTGCTGAGGAGGCCGGGCTGGAGGTGCTGCGGTTGGAAGCTGGATGGTGCGCGATCCTGCGGCTGCCGAGGAGTGTGGATGTAGCGGGGGAGCTATTTGAGGAGTGTGGGGTGATTGTGCATCCGGGCTCGTTCTATGGGATCGCCGAAGCGGGGCGGGTGGTGATTAGTTTGATCGGGCCGGTGGAGGATTTTGCTGATGGTATAGAACAGATTGCAGACGCGATGGGTGGAACCAAGTAA
- a CDS encoding choice-of-anchor D domain-containing protein, which produces MTKTRSSPRLILCVLSLFVSGILPAQQTQQLLFNGLRSAASQGQFNAVQSAPNGDLYLLLDQKDGVRLLKTDANATTVLAQAQLGAKGDIGLAMALDPGGNLYVTGTTASGTLAATSGAAFPAPADASTNSFIAKFDANLNPIFVTLTGSGRTAASAIAATADAVFITGSIFGATLPVTPTAFIQTPASNTTQNGFVEKFNATGTTLLYATYLSGANGTTAPTAIAADASDDAYIAGYITSSGYPTLNALVPEMIGTSSGFLSKLTPAGDGIAFSTYIPGSGITSLALDPTAQNLLLSGTIALGQFPVATVATPLVNLPYQTLLRIPLDGSAVLSSTLLAPGMQSVVTPAPNGEAWAAGVLTTPLLPLPTLSTIGNSFALRVTAQNIIDQTLRFGGLPTTNPNYASAPVTLTSLATDASGQPVFAGAVTPTASSSLLATQTYDLPLYNSPTAALPSTIRNAVLAPGSCNGSLCAGSAAYLTKVDPATAAPSLALSADDSPNLTLRNLGSAAATNLQLAATGFTLATNCSTTLAPGSECNIALNGSGPGTITAQADNATTQTATLPAATTTPNAIVFSPKELDFGIESASSPAATRTVTVSNLGTQSQTFASSATGSGFTEESSDCPTNGTAKLLSAGATCHITIAFTASGDPASDGPVQSNWTVGTGSVLLTGYSEAAALDPSASEIDFGTQYTGGLRLPRYLYLSNNSATTIPHTAVSLPGISPFTLIDRCPTQLLAHTVCQIQLNYLSAISPSNDSITLSLDQGLTVLVTGKTLPPPGAGGATVNPNLTVSPSSLNFPNAIPVTAVSSATQTVTIGNTGAQPLPLALSLSGDFTQATSCTSTLAAHSTCTVVISFAPSQPGTRQGLLSVTAGAATTPAYVALSGTATSILSTNNGTLDFGNVIADKPAVQWYKITQSFTTLSVATSNSAFKAILVEDIGYGHGTPPTSAFRTDASASCANCWLGLQFTPPTTGPETATVALRSSVAGNAYALALTGNGLPLTGLILTPVNNDFGAIPADSTSAPTLFTLTNLTSAAVSLTTPTTSAGFVINTTPTGGAPCTATLAPTASCFVQVAFAPTNTGQITGVVTLPTSANTLTASLSGFGAPDPGLSLTPNALTFNNVPGATATQQTIILKNTGTATLQIAAPTVTTTNFTLTTACGTLPPAATCAIAVTYLPGNAPAADTLTIPVISSLTGAAIYTVPLTGAYTTEDSSLQISPAETNFGPQLTGNLGLTRQFTINNLTTKSLTLALSLPRQFVAADPPCAALAPNASCNFSVTFLPLTNGDITGTLFAAATPTDGTATLNSLGYVEGYGLGTGTLAITGNLTPTGGDGTLLNFGQVASGQTLSQTLTLTNPNTTSIAIHRVTSEWPFLSTTTCGATLASGESCAVTVTYSPLNQTATGTSSPLSNTDTGSLVIESDALTSPDIVDLTGTAAPILVAVPDNTAPLAAYTASQSSLTFASTAVGDISAAQTVTLSNTGTLTLHVTGLQTSSDFTTTSTCTTLVPGASCTLTVTFTPQLPSTRISALEISSDASTALDFISLLGTATPASLSFFPASLDFGSLLVGSTSTLPVQVTNTSAAPAVFHGITATGDYTVAGDCPTSGSSLAPNTSCVLEATFTPTQTGVRAGAIHVASSLSTLPLAIALTGIGTQSHLQANPASLEFGSLSLAASAELTLTLNNSGNAPVTGLHLAVTGDYAIITPCALTTLAAGASCSVTVSFTPTALGSRTGTLTASSSSNSPTTLPLTGTGVPSGSFLLTVNGKPSSSVTVKSGYPAAYTLTVTPQNSFSGDVILNCSAITPGQYASCALLPSSIALSGAAQNTTATLNTITSQATLAQTAHHGGILLCLFPIALIFFWRTRPPHFKLCTLILAAAAMLTLNGCGSGGSLDSTDPSLRKTPPGTYQYQITATSTNGPRITQTATLNLIVQ; this is translated from the coding sequence ATGACGAAAACACGATCCTCCCCTCGGCTCATCCTTTGCGTCCTTAGCCTCTTCGTCTCTGGAATCCTTCCTGCTCAACAAACCCAGCAACTCCTCTTCAACGGTCTGCGCTCCGCAGCCAGCCAGGGCCAGTTCAATGCCGTGCAGTCCGCCCCCAACGGCGACCTCTATCTTCTCCTCGACCAGAAAGACGGCGTTCGTCTTCTCAAGACCGATGCCAACGCCACCACCGTCCTCGCTCAGGCCCAGCTAGGCGCAAAGGGCGACATCGGCCTCGCTATGGCGCTCGACCCCGGCGGCAATCTCTACGTCACCGGAACCACCGCCTCCGGCACGCTCGCCGCAACCTCAGGCGCAGCCTTCCCTGCCCCCGCCGATGCCTCCACCAATTCCTTTATCGCCAAGTTCGACGCTAACCTCAACCCGATCTTCGTCACCTTAACCGGCAGCGGACGCACCGCAGCCTCCGCCATCGCCGCCACCGCAGATGCCGTCTTCATCACCGGCAGCATCTTCGGCGCAACCCTGCCGGTAACACCCACCGCCTTCATCCAGACCCCCGCCAGCAACACCACGCAAAACGGCTTCGTCGAAAAATTCAACGCCACCGGCACGACTCTGCTCTACGCCACCTACCTCAGCGGAGCCAACGGCACCACCGCCCCCACTGCCATCGCAGCGGACGCCTCCGACGACGCCTATATCGCGGGCTACATCACCTCTTCGGGCTACCCTACCCTCAACGCACTCGTCCCTGAGATGATCGGCACATCCTCCGGCTTCCTCAGCAAGCTCACACCCGCAGGCGACGGCATCGCCTTCTCTACCTACATTCCTGGCTCAGGCATCACCTCACTGGCTCTCGACCCCACAGCGCAAAATCTTCTTCTCTCCGGCACTATCGCGCTCGGTCAATTCCCTGTCGCCACCGTTGCCACACCGCTGGTCAACCTTCCTTACCAGACTCTTCTGCGCATACCACTGGACGGCAGTGCTGTTCTCTCCTCGACACTCCTCGCTCCCGGCATGCAATCCGTCGTCACCCCCGCGCCCAACGGCGAAGCCTGGGCCGCTGGAGTTCTCACCACGCCGCTCCTCCCTCTTCCAACTCTCTCGACCATTGGTAACTCTTTCGCTCTACGCGTCACGGCCCAAAACATCATCGACCAGACCCTGCGCTTCGGCGGCCTCCCGACGACCAACCCCAACTACGCCAGCGCCCCCGTCACCCTGACCTCGCTCGCCACCGACGCCAGCGGCCAACCAGTCTTCGCCGGAGCGGTAACGCCCACCGCCAGTTCCAGCCTGCTCGCCACCCAAACCTACGACCTGCCACTCTATAACTCCCCCACTGCGGCTCTGCCTTCGACCATCCGCAACGCCGTACTTGCTCCCGGTAGCTGCAACGGAAGCCTCTGTGCCGGATCAGCTGCCTACCTCACCAAAGTCGATCCCGCGACAGCCGCACCCAGCCTCGCCCTCTCCGCGGACGACTCCCCTAACCTCACCCTCCGCAACCTTGGCTCCGCTGCCGCTACCAATCTGCAACTCGCCGCAACCGGATTCACTCTCGCCACCAACTGCTCCACCACGCTCGCTCCCGGTAGCGAATGCAACATAGCCCTAAACGGCTCCGGCCCCGGGACGATCACTGCTCAGGCCGACAACGCCACCACCCAAACCGCAACTCTCCCCGCAGCCACTACTACGCCCAACGCTATCGTCTTCTCTCCCAAGGAACTCGACTTCGGTATTGAGTCGGCATCCAGCCCCGCAGCCACACGCACCGTCACCGTCTCCAACCTGGGCACGCAAAGCCAGACCTTCGCATCTTCCGCCACCGGTAGCGGATTCACCGAGGAGTCGAGCGACTGCCCGACCAACGGCACGGCCAAGCTGCTGTCTGCCGGAGCCACCTGCCACATCACCATCGCCTTCACCGCCTCGGGCGATCCTGCCAGCGATGGCCCCGTTCAATCCAACTGGACCGTCGGCACCGGCAGCGTCCTACTCACCGGCTACTCCGAAGCCGCAGCCCTCGACCCCTCCGCCAGCGAGATCGACTTCGGCACCCAATACACCGGAGGGCTCCGTCTTCCGCGCTACCTCTACCTCTCCAACAACTCAGCCACCACAATTCCGCACACCGCCGTATCCCTTCCCGGCATATCGCCTTTCACCCTCATCGACCGTTGCCCGACCCAGCTCCTCGCGCACACCGTCTGCCAGATACAACTTAACTACCTCTCCGCAATCTCCCCTTCGAACGACTCCATCACCCTCTCGCTCGACCAGGGCCTCACCGTCCTCGTCACCGGCAAGACACTTCCGCCTCCCGGAGCAGGCGGAGCGACCGTCAACCCAAATCTCACCGTCTCCCCCTCCAGCCTCAACTTCCCCAATGCCATCCCGGTCACCGCCGTCTCCAGCGCGACACAGACCGTCACCATCGGCAATACCGGAGCCCAACCCCTCCCGCTCGCCCTCTCGCTCAGCGGAGACTTTACCCAGGCGACAAGCTGCACCTCTACGCTCGCCGCCCACAGCACCTGCACCGTCGTCATCAGCTTCGCCCCCTCGCAACCCGGAACCCGGCAGGGCTTACTCTCCGTCACCGCTGGCGCTGCGACCACTCCTGCTTACGTTGCCCTTAGCGGAACGGCCACCTCCATTCTCTCTACCAACAACGGCACGCTCGACTTCGGCAACGTCATTGCCGACAAGCCAGCCGTCCAGTGGTACAAGATCACCCAGTCCTTTACCACTCTCAGCGTCGCCACCTCCAACTCGGCATTCAAAGCGATCCTCGTCGAAGACATCGGCTACGGCCACGGCACCCCACCCACCTCGGCCTTCAGAACCGACGCGTCCGCCTCCTGCGCGAATTGCTGGCTCGGTCTGCAGTTCACACCGCCTACGACCGGCCCTGAAACCGCGACCGTGGCCCTCCGCTCCAGCGTCGCGGGGAACGCCTACGCGCTTGCGCTCACCGGTAACGGGCTACCGCTTACCGGCCTCATCCTCACGCCTGTCAACAATGACTTCGGCGCCATCCCCGCCGACTCGACCAGCGCGCCCACGCTCTTCACGCTCACCAACCTCACCTCAGCCGCAGTCTCCCTCACCACGCCCACCACCAGCGCAGGCTTCGTCATCAACACCACTCCCACCGGAGGAGCGCCCTGCACCGCAACCCTCGCTCCCACCGCCTCCTGCTTCGTGCAGGTGGCCTTCGCGCCAACCAACACAGGCCAGATCACCGGAGTCGTCACGCTTCCCACCAGCGCCAATACACTCACTGCCTCACTCAGCGGCTTCGGTGCGCCCGATCCCGGTCTCTCGCTCACACCCAACGCGCTCACCTTCAACAATGTCCCCGGCGCAACCGCTACACAGCAGACCATCATCCTCAAAAACACCGGAACCGCCACGCTCCAGATTGCCGCTCCCACTGTTACTACGACCAACTTCACGCTCACGACTGCCTGCGGCACACTTCCCCCCGCAGCCACCTGCGCCATCGCAGTGACGTACCTTCCCGGCAACGCCCCCGCTGCCGACACCCTTACCATCCCTGTCATCAGCTCCCTCACCGGGGCAGCGATTTACACCGTCCCGCTCACTGGCGCCTACACCACCGAAGACTCCAGCCTCCAGATCAGCCCCGCCGAGACGAACTTCGGCCCGCAGCTTACCGGCAACCTCGGACTGACCCGCCAGTTCACCATCAACAATCTCACCACAAAGTCCCTTACGCTCGCGCTTTCGCTGCCTCGACAGTTCGTCGCCGCCGACCCGCCCTGCGCCGCGCTCGCACCCAATGCAAGCTGCAACTTCTCCGTCACCTTTCTTCCGCTCACCAACGGCGACATCACCGGAACCCTCTTCGCCGCGGCCACGCCCACCGACGGAACCGCCACGCTCAACAGCCTCGGCTACGTCGAAGGCTACGGGCTCGGCACCGGAACCCTCGCCATCACCGGCAACCTCACTCCCACCGGAGGCGACGGCACACTGCTCAACTTTGGCCAGGTTGCCTCCGGCCAGACTCTCAGCCAAACGCTTACGCTCACCAATCCCAACACCACCTCGATCGCGATTCACCGCGTCACCAGCGAGTGGCCATTCCTCAGCACGACTACCTGTGGCGCAACCCTTGCCTCGGGTGAGTCCTGCGCTGTTACCGTTACCTACTCTCCGCTGAATCAGACGGCCACTGGAACCAGCTCTCCCCTCTCCAACACCGACACTGGCTCCCTCGTTATCGAGAGCGATGCGCTTACCAGTCCAGATATCGTCGACCTCACCGGAACCGCTGCACCGATCCTTGTCGCAGTTCCAGACAACACAGCTCCGTTGGCCGCTTACACCGCCTCGCAAAGTTCGCTTACCTTCGCCTCCACCGCAGTCGGCGATATCTCCGCCGCGCAGACCGTCACTCTCTCGAACACCGGAACCCTCACCCTCCACGTCACCGGCCTTCAAACCTCATCGGACTTCACTACCACCAGCACCTGCACCACGCTCGTTCCCGGAGCAAGCTGCACCCTCACCGTAACCTTCACGCCACAGCTTCCCAGCACACGCATCAGCGCCCTTGAAATCTCCTCCGACGCCAGCACAGCGCTCGATTTCATCAGCCTGCTCGGCACCGCGACCCCGGCATCTCTCAGCTTCTTTCCCGCCTCGCTCGACTTCGGCAGTCTCCTCGTCGGCAGCACCTCGACGCTACCCGTTCAGGTCACGAACACCAGCGCGGCCCCGGCGGTCTTTCACGGCATCACCGCGACAGGCGACTACACCGTTGCAGGCGACTGCCCCACCTCAGGTAGCTCGCTCGCGCCCAATACAAGCTGCGTTCTCGAAGCAACCTTCACTCCCACGCAAACGGGGGTACGCGCCGGAGCCATACACGTAGCCAGTTCACTGTCCACGTTGCCCCTCGCGATCGCGCTGACAGGCATAGGAACGCAATCTCATCTCCAGGCCAACCCTGCTTCGCTCGAGTTCGGCAGTCTCTCTCTCGCCGCCTCGGCAGAGCTTACGCTTACCCTGAACAACTCCGGCAATGCTCCTGTCACCGGACTCCACCTCGCAGTCACAGGTGACTACGCCATCATCACTCCCTGCGCGCTTACCACGCTCGCCGCAGGTGCCAGTTGTTCCGTCACCGTCTCGTTCACGCCCACCGCGCTTGGCAGCCGAACCGGAACCCTGACCGCCAGCAGTAGCAGCAACTCGCCAACCACCCTCCCACTCACTGGCACCGGAGTCCCCAGCGGCAGCTTCCTGCTTACTGTTAACGGCAAGCCCTCCTCCAGCGTCACGGTCAAAAGCGGCTATCCTGCGGCCTACACCCTCACTGTTACTCCGCAAAATAGTTTTAGCGGAGACGTCATTCTCAATTGCTCGGCCATCACCCCCGGCCAGTACGCCAGTTGCGCCCTGCTGCCCTCCAGCATCGCCCTCAGCGGGGCGGCGCAGAACACTACGGCCACACTGAATACCATTACCTCTCAGGCCACTCTCGCCCAGACGGCCCATCATGGTGGCATCCTGCTCTGCCTGTTTCCTATCGCGCTGATCTTCTTCTGGAGAACGCGCCCGCCCCACTTCAAGCTGTGCACGCTAATCCTTGCTGCGGCAGCCATGCTCACCTTGAATGGGTGCGGTAGTGGAGGCAGCCTCGACTCCACCGATCCCAGCCTGCGCAAAACGCCGCCCGGCACCTATCAGTACCAGATCACAGCTACATCTACCAATGGTCCGCGAATCACCCAAACCGCGACACTGAACCTGATCGTCCAGTAA
- a CDS encoding HAD family phosphatase, with protein sequence MRPIQAVLFDFGQVLSLSADPAVWQQMLAISGLSEADLDREYWAHRHEYDRGTLNGQTYWQKVAAGSHATFTPEQIAALIAADVNLWSRLNLPMVEWAQHLQRAGVRTGILSNIGDAMAEGLIAKFDWISAFDHCVWSHSLKLAKPEAAIYRCAAEGLATDPSQILFIDDKIENIEAAEAVGMQAIQYHLDHPAFEQELRRRNLDYLLNESPAATT encoded by the coding sequence ATGCGCCCCATCCAAGCAGTCCTCTTCGACTTCGGCCAGGTCCTCTCCCTGTCCGCCGACCCCGCAGTATGGCAGCAGATGCTCGCTATCAGCGGCCTCTCCGAAGCCGATCTCGATCGCGAATACTGGGCGCACCGCCACGAATACGACCGCGGCACTCTCAACGGTCAAACCTACTGGCAAAAGGTAGCCGCAGGCTCCCACGCCACCTTTACGCCCGAGCAGATCGCCGCGCTCATCGCCGCCGACGTCAACCTCTGGTCGCGCCTCAACCTTCCCATGGTCGAGTGGGCGCAGCACCTGCAACGGGCAGGCGTCCGCACCGGCATCCTCTCCAACATCGGTGACGCCATGGCCGAAGGCCTCATCGCAAAGTTCGACTGGATCAGCGCCTTCGACCACTGCGTCTGGTCGCACTCGCTCAAGCTCGCCAAGCCCGAAGCCGCCATCTACCGCTGCGCCGCCGAAGGACTCGCCACTGATCCCTCGCAGATACTCTTCATCGACGACAAGATCGAAAACATCGAAGCCGCCGAAGCTGTCGGGATGCAGGCCATCCAATATCACCTCGACCACCCGGCCTTCGAGCAGGAGCTACGCCGCCGCAATCTCGACTACCTCCTCAACGAATCTCCGGCAGCTACCACATAG
- the secG gene encoding preprotein translocase subunit SecG, whose product MLYFILVIHILVSFFIVGIILLQQGSSADLAGAFGGQGSQTAFGPRGAATLLTKLTAWSAVLFMITSISLTVMLSRSSGDHSVLSGASHPVTQTTPKK is encoded by the coding sequence ATGCTCTATTTCATTCTTGTCATTCACATCCTCGTCTCGTTCTTCATCGTCGGCATCATTCTCCTGCAACAGGGCAGCTCGGCAGACCTCGCCGGGGCCTTCGGGGGACAGGGTTCGCAGACAGCGTTCGGCCCTCGCGGCGCAGCCACGCTGCTCACCAAGCTCACCGCCTGGTCGGCTGTGCTCTTCATGATCACCTCCATCAGCCTGACGGTCATGCTCTCCCGCTCCAGCGGCGATCACTCTGTCCTCTCCGGTGCCAGCCACCCAGTCACCCAGACGACCCCCAAGAAGTAA